The following proteins come from a genomic window of Lycium ferocissimum isolate CSIRO_LF1 chromosome 4, AGI_CSIRO_Lferr_CH_V1, whole genome shotgun sequence:
- the LOC132052289 gene encoding small ribosomal subunit protein eS27w-like: protein MGVPKISNDMDLLHPPAELEKQKHKLKRLVPSPDSTFLDVKCQGCFQITTIFSHSQTVVTCPNCQQVLCQPTGGRAKLTEGCSFRVKEKAMMVVG, encoded by the exons ATG GGCGTTCCAAAGATTTCAAACGACATGGACTTGCTTCACCCTCCTGCTGAGCTTGAGAAGCAAAAACACAAGCTTAAGCGTTTGGTCCCATCACCTGATTCTACTTTTCTG GATGTCAAATGCCAAGGCTGCTTCCAAAT AACAACAATTTTCAGCCACTCACAAACTGTGGTTACATGCCCCAACTGCCAGCAAGTGCTATGCCAGCCAACGGGTGGGAGGGCAAAGCTTACTGAGGGATGCTCTTTTAGGGTTAAAGAGAAGGCTATGATGGTCGTGGGTTGA